The proteins below are encoded in one region of Maribacter aestuarii:
- a CDS encoding archease, which translates to MHLEVEKSKKHKRRPIKKALETPRSQITVEGLSLQHLFKNSLRGLGHLLSPGACSSAKHYDCTMKIQVTAENSKDLLLNFLTEILALTHKHHTIFCTMYAEEITESKIVAQVYGTWFKNFDMKIKSIAKSKCYINRKEDFSYTGTIVFELGDMITPIPTS; encoded by the coding sequence ATGCACTTAGAAGTTGAAAAATCTAAGAAACACAAAAGGAGGCCTATTAAAAAAGCCTTGGAAACTCCACGTTCGCAAATCACAGTCGAGGGACTATCGTTACAACATTTGTTTAAAAATAGTCTTAGAGGTTTGGGTCACCTGTTAAGTCCCGGAGCATGTAGTTCGGCTAAACATTATGATTGCACAATGAAAATTCAGGTAACGGCGGAGAATAGTAAAGATTTGCTGCTCAATTTTTTGACCGAAATATTGGCATTGACCCACAAGCACCATACTATTTTTTGCACCATGTATGCCGAAGAAATTACCGAAAGCAAAATTGTCGCACAAGTTTATGGCACTTGGTTCAAGAATTTTGACATGAAAATAAAATCTATAGCCAAATCAAAATGTTATATCAACAGAAAAGAGGACTTTTCATATACAGGTACCATTGTCTTTGAATTAGGAGATATGATCACGCCAATTCCAACTTCATAA
- a CDS encoding nicotinate-nucleotide adenylyltransferase: protein MTKLVLGLLALGLTIPASAQIIKTEQLSEVVVYATNYKYLQNVNTEEVASVPVELLERKVAAFNLKDSEYYEDDWGVYSINFYIPNGRILAAYDSEGKLLRTAERFKNVKLPKAVKKAVSDRYPGWKITKDVYLVNYNEDRGVTKKYKIKLKNGDDIVRVKMNEKGEYL from the coding sequence ATGACAAAACTAGTATTAGGTCTATTAGCCTTGGGCTTGACCATCCCAGCCAGTGCTCAAATCATAAAAACAGAACAGCTTTCTGAAGTGGTGGTGTATGCAACCAATTATAAGTATTTACAGAATGTGAATACCGAGGAAGTAGCTTCGGTACCGGTAGAATTATTGGAACGCAAAGTAGCGGCCTTTAACCTTAAAGATTCCGAATATTACGAAGATGATTGGGGTGTTTATAGTATCAACTTTTACATACCCAATGGCAGAATTCTAGCAGCTTACGATAGTGAAGGCAAATTATTACGAACGGCCGAAAGGTTTAAAAACGTCAAATTGCCCAAAGCCGTTAAAAAAGCAGTTTCAGACCGTTATCCGGGATGGAAAATTACAAAAGATGTTTATCTGGTCAATTATAACGAGGATAGAGGAGTGACGAAGAAATACAAGATTAAATTGAAAAATGGGGATGATATCGTGCGCGTCAAAATGAATGAAAAAGGCGAATATCTTTAA
- a CDS encoding class I SAM-dependent methyltransferase has translation MLQTEIFDKNVEAYEHWYEEYPEVYQSEIDAIREQLQKLPENIRGIEVGLGTGRFALPLGIKEGVEPSEAMAKKAINRGIEVIDGTAERLPYGDLHFDFVLFVTICHLENMKNALAEAHRVLKHKGCVIIAFLDKDQSVAKQYIEKRHRSTFFAKANFYTVDRIQRLLKEFGFKDLEFNQTLFGDLDTIKEVQLPKQGFGEGSFVVVKATKK, from the coding sequence ATGTTACAAACAGAAATTTTTGATAAAAATGTCGAAGCTTACGAACACTGGTATGAAGAGTACCCTGAGGTCTATCAATCAGAGATAGATGCCATAAGGGAACAGTTACAGAAATTGCCGGAGAACATAAGAGGTATTGAAGTGGGTTTGGGCACGGGAAGGTTTGCTCTTCCCTTAGGTATAAAGGAAGGCGTTGAACCTTCTGAAGCCATGGCCAAAAAAGCTATAAATAGGGGGATCGAGGTCATAGATGGAACAGCGGAGAGGCTACCCTATGGCGATTTGCATTTTGATTTTGTGCTTTTCGTAACTATTTGCCACCTAGAAAATATGAAGAATGCGCTAGCAGAAGCCCATAGGGTATTAAAGCATAAGGGGTGCGTTATAATAGCGTTTTTGGATAAAGACCAAAGTGTAGCAAAACAATATATCGAAAAACGCCATCGCAGTACTTTCTTTGCAAAAGCAAATTTTTATACTGTTGACCGAATTCAGAGATTACTAAAAGAGTTCGGATTTAAGGATTTGGAATTCAATCAGACTCTTTTTGGCGATTTGGATACAATTAAGGAAGTGCAACTACCGAAGCAGGGTTTCGGAGAGGGTTCTTTTGTTGTCGTGAAAGCGACCAAAAAATGA